The Clostridium aceticum genomic interval CCAACGGTTGTGCAATAATGTCCAAAAGTAAAACCCCCTATAATATATTATTTTTTTAAAGGGTCATATCCTCCCGGGTGAAAAGGATGACACCTTAATATTCTTCTCAAAGTTAAGTAAGTTCCCTTAAAAAAGCCATAGGTACTATAAGCCTCTATACTGTACTGAGAACAACTGGGATAAAATCTACAAGTTGGTGCTTTTAGAGGAGAAATCCATTTTCTATAAAAAGAGATGATCCATATACAAAAACTTGCCATTT includes:
- the yidD gene encoding membrane protein insertion efficiency factor YidD, translating into MASFCIWIISFYRKWISPLKAPTCRFYPSCSQYSIEAYSTYGFFKGTYLTLRRILRCHPFHPGGYDPLKK